The Cylindrospermopsis curvispora GIHE-G1 genome contains a region encoding:
- a CDS encoding ATP-binding protein translates to MNSKNLPLGINTLSMLRENNCVYVDKTEIAHRLIRIPGLFFLSRPRRFGKSLFIDTLKEIFEGNQKLFEGLYIHDQWDWSRKFPVIKIDFAGGVLKNRQELDQKINGIFLKTAQYLGVDYELEDIQGRFGEIIAGAYQRFGERTVVLVDEYDKPILDNIDNPPIAAEMREGLKNLYSVLKEQDANLQFVFMTGVTKFSKVSLFSGLNQLTDITIDTRYSSICGYTETDLTESFGEHLAGADREAVRSWYNGYNWTGSESVYNPYDILMFIDKGKIFHNYWFETGSPSFLVKLFQAKCYFLPNLEHLEVTEEILESFEVERINPVTLLFQSGYLTIESTFTAMERYMFRLKIPNREVKVALGDQLVNAYTDFVEEKLGIQRPLYENLFEGDVNGFIDTVRRLFASIPWRNFTKNDLANFEGYYASVLYAFLSSLNARIIPEDITNYGQADITAILGNHIYVIEIKVVDGENVKENLALKQVRECNYAQKYRGEPGKTVHEVGLVFSRSKRNLIQADWE, encoded by the coding sequence ATGAACTCCAAAAATCTCCCCCTGGGAATCAACACCCTGAGTATGCTGCGGGAAAACAATTGTGTCTATGTAGACAAAACCGAAATAGCTCACCGTCTGATACGCATTCCTGGACTCTTCTTTCTATCTCGTCCCCGGCGTTTTGGTAAAAGTCTATTTATAGATACCCTCAAGGAGATTTTTGAAGGGAATCAGAAATTATTTGAGGGGCTTTATATCCATGACCAGTGGGACTGGAGCAGAAAATTCCCCGTGATTAAAATAGATTTTGCTGGTGGGGTATTAAAAAACCGACAAGAGCTGGACCAAAAAATTAATGGTATTTTTTTAAAAACTGCCCAGTACCTAGGAGTGGACTATGAACTAGAGGATATTCAAGGTCGTTTTGGAGAAATCATCGCTGGTGCATACCAACGATTTGGAGAAAGGACCGTGGTACTGGTAGATGAATATGATAAACCCATCCTGGACAATATAGACAACCCACCCATTGCTGCTGAAATGCGCGAAGGACTGAAGAACCTGTACTCTGTCCTCAAAGAACAGGATGCCAACCTGCAGTTCGTCTTCATGACCGGAGTGACCAAATTCTCCAAAGTCAGCCTTTTTAGCGGTTTAAACCAACTCACGGATATCACCATTGATACTAGATACTCCTCCATCTGCGGTTACACCGAAACCGACCTGACCGAATCCTTCGGAGAACATCTTGCAGGAGCAGATCGAGAAGCAGTACGGTCCTGGTATAATGGTTATAACTGGACAGGTTCCGAGAGCGTCTACAACCCCTACGACATCCTCATGTTTATCGATAAGGGCAAGATATTTCACAACTACTGGTTTGAGACAGGTAGTCCGAGCTTTCTAGTCAAGCTATTCCAAGCCAAGTGCTACTTCCTCCCCAACCTAGAGCATTTGGAGGTAACCGAGGAGATCCTGGAGTCCTTTGAAGTAGAACGGATCAACCCAGTTACCTTGTTATTTCAATCAGGGTATTTGACCATTGAGAGCACCTTTACGGCCATGGAACGTTACATGTTCCGACTGAAAATCCCCAACCGGGAGGTAAAAGTCGCCCTAGGGGACCAATTAGTCAACGCCTACACCGACTTCGTTGAAGAGAAATTGGGTATTCAGAGACCCTTGTATGAAAACTTATTCGAAGGCGATGTTAATGGATTTATCGACACAGTAAGACGCCTGTTTGCTTCTATCCCTTGGCGGAACTTCACCAAAAATGACCTGGCTAATTTCGAGGGATACTACGCTTCTGTGCTATATGCTTTCTTGAGTTCCTTAAATGCGCGCATCATTCCCGAAGATATCACCAATTACGGTCAAGCGGACATAACAGCCATCCTGGGTAATCATATTTACGTCATAGAAATCAAAGTAGTAGATGGGGAGAACGTAAAAGAGAACCTAGCCCTAAAACAAGTACGGGAATGTAACTATGCACAAAAGTATAGAGGAGAACCAGGAAAAACCGTTCATGAAGTAGGGTTGGTTTTCAGTCGCAGCAAACGTAACCTCATTCAAGCGGATTGGGAATAA